The genomic region TTCTTCGAGGCATAATGGCTGGCTAGCTGTTAAAGAAACTTGACTTCATGCACTCAACAATGTTGAGGGATCTCTCACGATATGTTTTGTAATCATTTAATACGCAGTAATACGTAGCCATACCTGTACATACACATATGTAGTGGTTggtttaatatatttcatcatgattaaatgccaaagacataatGTTTCAAGGACTTTACACCAATAACATTGAAGAAACGCTGACACAATCACTTGTTCAACACATGGTTACTTATCACCTTGACATGTTAATCTCCAGTTAGTCTGATGTGTCGCATGTTTGCATTACTTCATAAAGGTCAGTGATCGAGCGGTAAATGTTGAAAGTCGAATGTACATTTAGACAAACTCACACTGTGCGTTGTGATGATTGGCATTGCAAGGTTActgaacaaacaaacagaaaaacagTCTGGCAAAAACAAATTGCGCAGTTGATGTTTATGATTTCTTTTTCATGCATAATGCTCGTGTCATCTATATTGCGGTATAttacgcctccaacataaatgacgaaTTGCCAATAGTCTAGGACTGGTCacgtggtgaccccatatttttgcatgttaccaaatttatatcgtaccaaaatggcgtctattttccgatttcGATGAATTGatgaaacatataaacatgtaaacgggttgtcgacgtgatatatacgttacggggttagtaggtggcccgatatgggatatacggggcgcagggAACCATGTTCTTGTTCGAGCTTCACTCTCACCCGATATAATTTCcattgccccgtatatcccatgtCAGGTCACCTACGAACCCtgtaatttataataaactaacagATGCGACCTTGGCAGCAATAATACTAGAATGCCTTTACAACCACAACTCGGCAGGACACTGAACACCCGCTTTAAATCATTTAGTCAATTTAGCAATGTCAACAATTCAGTGTAATAAACTAATATGCTTGGCACTTCCACTTGACAGCGGTCTGTGAATGCTGCCAGATACCGAGTCCTGGCGGGCGCCTGTAGTCTCGCTGAACACATTGTCTTCACCGAGCAAGCAGCGCATGCCAAGGAACGCGAAAATCAGAGCCTCTTTGAAATTAATCGTTTCTTCGTCGACTTGCTCGATTTCGAAGCCTTGCGCATCCAGATATTGGCCAATCAGTTCAACAAGGTATTTGTTCAACGCCCCTCCTCCCGTTATCAGGACTGTCCTATTCGGATGGTGGGAAGTTGTTGCTATGGATGGCTTGGCCTCGAAGCAAGCATCTGCTACCATGGACGCAACGTGCTCTGTGCATGTTCGCAAGAGGTTTTCGACTTTGTATTTGTTGCACTGAAACAGGTAAGGCaagttttaaagaacaaaagtaGAATATATATTCTCAATAAATGCAATCCAAATACATCAATATGTCTCTGTATTGTGTAAGAGGCTCCGAATGAAACAAACTCATAATCATATATTAGCGTGTCAAGATACGTTTGTGAATGCATttttactttaaagctgcactctcactgagttaccgttttggcaacttttttttattctattgtcttggaataagcccatttttgcgtaaatatctacaaaccattGATATCAcactgctaacaaaagatcagattgcagattttttatatttccgttcgaaaattatgttttatattttatggctaaacgcgttactaatggtttaagaaaaatgcataaaacatcaattaatgaacataaatatgaacatctgcgatctaatttttgtcagcagtcttatatcactggtttccatgcattttcgcataaattggcttggctcgttcccagacaaaaaaaaagttgtcaaaacgatcaatctttgagagtgcaccTTGAAAGTACTCATGTTTTTGGAACGAAAAAAAGGTTaaccggtaatgcatctgaaacacTTATTTAAGCATTATGTAACtcttttatatcataatttcagaaaaaaaatacagttatagtataaaaatgtattctgGTTgaagtggggttcgaacccacgccagTAAAGTCAagattttttctataaaaaaaaacgacgCATAAACCACAAGCCCACGGGGACAAAAGTGGCTGATATTATGAcctcttaacaatacattgataacatcacattATTATGTCAATcgaccaatcacgcaacaacatAAGGTGAGTATTAGTGTTgttaacgctaatgaaaattgtggtcatcaaagacgatatttgagcaaatatcagcATTTGCAAAAgtgttccagcttttggtaattttgtttcaacaCTCTCAATGAACTGTCATACTtgattttgtcatacaaaaaagtgcatttaaaaaaacatgagcgagtagcTTTAAACATAAGTGCTTAGTGAGTAATCCTCAATGATGTTTACCAAAACCCGCCGTGTGAAATTATATTTACTAAATACGTAAACATTTGGTTCTCTTTCTTTAATTCATTTATCATGTTCAAAAATGTAGAAACACAAACGAAAGTATTGTAACTTAAATTGTGTAAGACGTAAACAAACAAAGGTTTTGCAAAGATTAAGGTCAATGACATACTAAATCTCATTTCGCAATTTGCGTATCGCTATCGTCAAACTTGTTTCATCTGGTTATGTTTCGACCGATATGTAGGGGATCTGGCACACATCACAGCGTTTatcacttattttttaaattttattctcTAAAACGAGAACCAAATTGCAAACCAATGGATCCATGCATATGTGATTGGAATTGAGGTGTTGATTTTTCTTCGTCAGATAGACTAACTGCAACTTTACAAAACGTTTTACGTATTAATACACTCATGTATACTAGTgttgttccgatgatcgatatAATAATCGAAAATCAATTGAAAAtcgattattgatttttattttatttttaaacagatatctcaaaatatgaaatgcagaaataatttaaagttaCTAAATGCAAATAGTGAAGTTTATACAGCATGGAGATAATCGATTTCAATCTCCGATAATCGATGTTAAAATTTGGTCCGATTCCAAACTTCTGCATACTTTTAGCAGAGAATCATTTCAGTAATAAAAATTACGACATTGATATCGTTTGAGTACTGAATAATTTgatgcatatatattatatataatacgtGCATTATACACAAACGCTTTGTGACTAGAATATTTGGTAGGATTTATTAAACTGAAGTAGCTGATCCTTTATTTTAGGATTAGCTACATTAAGAGCACTCGTATGTGTACTTTGCATCATTGGCGTAGCTTCAGATAGGGATTGTAGGCCCGTGTCTACAcatgatttcaaaaaaaaatggtattattGAAAGGTTGAACACTAAAACTGAAGGTAAAAGGTATATGATTTAGAGGCAAAAAGTATAACCCAGTATTTCATTTAAGTGTCCTTAAtatagtgtttgttttctttgagttgtttttataattcaatttataatggaaactcatttttcatttattaaaacattccggtgtgtgtggggggggggggtgcacaTCAATTCTGGTCTAGCTACACTCCTGGCGCTGTGATAAGAGTGATTTTGAACAGTATACATTGTTTTGTGTAAGGAAACCAGCTGTGACCAAACTCATATTGTTCATCGGAAAAAATACCACTTATGTTATTGTAAACCGTTTGTAATGGAAATGCGGATTTTGTCATAGTGGTAATCTAAACTCAAAACTGCCGCGGGGACAGTTACCCAAAAACACTACTTTTAAGACATGAAATAAATCACGATTTGTCTTAAACAGGCACGTATTGCtaacattataaacattttaagggTGAGCGGAAATGGTATCGTATGACCATAtgacttaaattatttgatatgtcTGTTATAATGCAATACTTTGTGACACCAAATGTTTATGCTTGCGTAACTTTCTTATGAGTTTAAGGTGTTTAAACGTTGCAAAGGCGAATTGTTATAGCTgtcgttttgttttatgttcataattTGCGTTGTCATGCTTCGCAAACAACTTAAACAACACAAAGGCCATGGCAATAAAACAACGCTTCCGGTACAGATCAGTCGTTTATAAGGTTTTGCATTCACTTTTTTGTCTCTTTTGTATTCAGTACGTGATAATAGTCTTagaacaaaatgtatttgttataacagttattttatcatatttatcagtTATCACATGTTAActtattgcattttattaactgttattgtgtattttacCTGGATATACATCAATGAATCAATCAACTATTCAATCAAACTTACATCTAATATTGGCAACACGTTCTCCTCAATATAGTCGACCCAAAGTGACTTCGGTGGGTCTTGTTGGTAGTAGGAAAGGTTCTGAAGCTTCACAAGCACTTCCGGTACCATGTCACCTGAACGCGCCAGATCACCGTCCTTGTCATACTGTTGCCCGCCGCCTTTCTCCAACACCAGACTATTCAATATTCTGTTGCACGGACAAATGTCATAACCACGCATCCCTTTAATGCCAATGTTTGCAATGCCACCAAGATTGATACAGATGTCACTGTTTCTAAACAGGTATTTTTCTCCGCAGGGCACTAATGGTGCACCCTGTCCACCAATGGTTACGTCTTTGGCTCGGAAATTGCAGACGAATGGCACCTTGAGCATCGCCGCTGTAACCTCGCCGTCTCCGAGTTGGAAGGAAATGCCCTCCTGCGGCTTATGAAATACTGTATGTCCATGTGATGCCACGAACTGCACGCGTTCATTTAAACGGTGCTTTGTGATAAACGTCGACACGCATTTACCTTGAAATCGTCCGTAATCAACATGCAATCTGATCAATTCAATACCAGAAAGGTTATCTGCGTCACGCAAGCGTTCTGACCATTGCTTAGAGTAAGCAACGGTTTCGGCCGCAAGGATGCGGTAGCCCCACAGGTCAGTGAAAATATCGCCCGTAAATTCCACGCAACAAATATCCAAGCCGTCCATCGACGACCCCGACATACATCCAACACCAACAAAGGAAGCCATGACCGGGTTAATCGTTCACTTCATCAGTGTAGCAAGCCGCGCTATTTAAAAGTGAATAACAAGAATGCCCCGCAAGTAAAACGTAACGAGTAGATCACatgtttaaactagttttgCTCACTTTAATCAGGTGTTTAACGGAAGCAAGCCTACTTTATCCCTCTCCGATTTAGCCCCTTGAATTTCATTTGTTCTCCATTTAAGACGGCATATCCAATATACTTGAAATTTAAAGCACTGATTTTTGTTCGTATTCACAAGCGTTAACACTTTTTATGCACGACTAACAGGACATAAGTTTTTTATGTATCATGCCACGTTTCTTCCAATCTCAAATATCCTTCACCTGAATAGTATTGCACAAATACTCACCGTGATTGTATGTGACATTCAGTCAAGAACATGTATACTAGTATCAGAGTATGTCGTATCTACGTATTTAATTTCGGTACTTCAAATGTCTAACTGATAAAAGTATAAAAGTATGTCAGGGTCTGTAATTCAATACGAGTGGAAGTTCTGTTTTTCCATACTCAACTAGCATAGCCACAATTATATAAAAGGCAATATGACAACGATGTAGTcgtattttcttttcttatagCTCGACATTATTTACTGAAACGCGTCTTAAGTATTCTTAAAATATCAGATATTCATCTTAACTTATTCCCACTGTCAAGTTTATATCCACGTCTATCTTACACTTTATTACGTTGTTGGTAATAATCCTATTCATCGACAACATGGATGAATACTTATTACGTATGAAATCACTTTTGCTACAGCGTATAATTATTATAGCAAACTTCATTTCCAGAAATTCCAGAGTGCTGACAAGTGATGAATTAATTGTGACAAACCCCCAGCTGGAACGGAGATTATGCTTGTTTTCAGTCACTAACAAAACAACATGTGTTTTGGCCTTGACGTGGCCATGAAGTATgtcaatatgaaaatataatcaatttatCCTACGGCAAGAGCCAGTAAAGCTCGGTTTAGAATCAATACGATCATACGTACAATGTTACAGGACAGTTTGCATgaggcggatccaggatttgacgtaagaGGGGGCGTAATCATTTGACTTGCACCCCTTCCTCAGAGCCAACACTTATTTGGTATAAAATGTTGGCAAGGGTATTTTGGGGCTCTCTCCGaagaaaattttaaacaattcctAGTCGGAAGTGGTGCATTTGGGgcgttttactttttttccattaatgcaatagaaattatatttaaacgaTTTTTGGGGGGTCGACGGGTGCGCATCCCCGCTCCTTGCTTTGTTAGTGGTACGAGTCGGAACTGATTTCCTGGGCTGGCTTCCACTACCAACTTAGATTTAACTTCAGATTTAACTTACTagtatttaagaatatatatgaatgttttgtttggaatgtaaaatgtaggtcagtAGACTGAATGAAATCACTGATGGGTGTCCAAGGATTAGGATAAAATAATATTGCCAATGAATTTGACCCAATCAGTATAACAGATATATATccgatgtacatgtataagtgGGGATTAATATGTGCACTTTTGATGCCCAGAGACACCATATTGAAAGAGTTTAAATTTAACGTTAGGTTAATGTAACTGTCAAAGAACTAGCATAGTTTTTGGtcccttaaagggactagacaccacatcgtcccaaaatcggcaaatacatttttttcacaaaacaagcatataCTTGTCAAAACGACCCAGTAGGAGGCCGATAAAACATCACTtcacatgataaaaatattgttttgtcgctgtctcagctgagtaaATCGGTTTAAAattagcgcataatggtttcccagtatATAGactgcattcggaactcctcggccattttatcgaaaacaacctcggatgtatgccggtatatcagttgaagtagttcgtaaaattttgaattatatcattaattaattgtagtgttttagagttgtatttattgatctaagtttaaattgatttccattgaattgtattattgcaaacataattaagaatcccaagagttaagtcacaaattttaactgctaaataaaattactacgcgatctacttgcggcggacttaaacgtaccactttttgagtatgtaaaccgtccaaatacatccgaggttgtttttgaaaataatggccgaggagctccgaatgtatAGACTGGTGAAATGTGTATAGTTCGCATGTGAAGGTCACGTGATTAGctcagatacatataccgacgctgtttttaaattaactggggTTTACGTGTAGACAACCCCAATAAAgttggaaaaatacgcaaaaactacGTAAGATAAagttgcaattgtatcatctggtgtatTGTCCCTTTAAT from Mya arenaria isolate MELC-2E11 chromosome 3, ASM2691426v1 harbors:
- the LOC128229415 gene encoding anhydro-N-acetylmuramic acid kinase-like, with the protein product MASFVGVGCMSGSSMDGLDICCVEFTGDIFTDLWGYRILAAETVAYSKQWSERLRDADNLSGIELIRLHVDYGRFQGKCVSTFITKHRLNERVQFVASHGHTVFHKPQEGISFQLGDGEVTAAMLKVPFVCNFRAKDVTIGGQGAPLVPCGEKYLFRNSDICINLGGIANIGIKGMRGYDICPCNRILNSLVLEKGGGQQYDKDGDLARSGDMVPEVLVKLQNLSYYQQDPPKSLWVDYIEENVLPILDCNKYKVENLLRTCTEHVASMVADACFEAKPSIATTSHHPNRTVLITGGGALNKYLVELIGQYLDAQGFEIEQVDEETINFKEALIFAFLGMRCLLGEDNVFSETTGARQDSVSGSIHRPLSSGSAKHISLLH